One segment of Dolichospermum sp. DET69 DNA contains the following:
- a CDS encoding HlyD family efflux transporter periplasmic adaptor subunit — protein sequence MKFSLAANAVQARQTKERFAKPEEQLSYELGKAVQELPPLYTRLLAGTISIVIFGTISWAQFSEIDEVATATGELIASSQVRPVTALGNGSILAVKVKEGDRVTKDQIIIQRDPNFQQTDVNRLAKSSKLIEDDLQRLQAERSGGKTAGTVLQDELLNSRLLDYKAKQAAAAAEVKRQQSILTQAKVRLSRLQENLANAKIGFTNVEKNLENAKSLRSMLDNNLSIAKQREENLRTLLEPGALTRVDYLDAKERLNRVNTDIIRSSDEVTKNQNNLTEAKDKVASLAKDVAAQFQEINQAEQAYQTVRNQNIRLTSERQSEILTQINKRKEELTTVAGQLEQARKQKDGETIKAPVAGTIYKIKATKGPVQSGEELLSILPEGEEMLLEVKVLNRDIGFINQGMKAKVKIATFPFQEFGVVEGEVLQISPNATIDKELGLVFPTRIKLSKHSLNVRGQDVEFNPGMAANAEIVTRKKSVLTFIIEPITRRFSEAFSVR from the coding sequence ATGAAATTTTCCCTAGCCGCAAATGCTGTACAAGCGCGTCAGACAAAAGAGAGATTTGCTAAACCAGAAGAACAATTATCCTATGAATTAGGCAAAGCAGTACAGGAATTACCACCGCTTTATACAAGATTGTTAGCGGGAACAATTAGTATTGTGATATTTGGAACAATTTCCTGGGCGCAGTTTTCAGAAATTGATGAAGTCGCTACAGCCACAGGAGAATTAATTGCTTCTTCCCAAGTCAGACCAGTGACAGCTTTGGGTAATGGTTCTATTTTAGCAGTGAAAGTAAAAGAAGGCGATCGCGTCACCAAAGATCAAATTATCATTCAACGTGATCCCAATTTCCAACAAACTGATGTTAACCGTTTAGCTAAATCTAGTAAATTAATTGAAGATGACTTACAACGATTACAAGCTGAACGTTCTGGGGGAAAAACTGCGGGAACAGTTTTGCAAGATGAGCTTTTAAACTCTCGGTTATTAGACTATAAAGCCAAACAAGCAGCAGCAGCAGCAGAAGTTAAACGTCAACAGTCAATTCTTACTCAAGCCAAAGTCCGTTTGAGTCGCTTACAAGAAAATTTAGCCAATGCTAAAATTGGTTTTACTAATGTCGAAAAAAACTTAGAGAATGCAAAAAGTCTGCGTTCTATGTTAGATAATAATTTATCTATTGCCAAACAAAGAGAAGAAAATCTTCGTACCTTGCTTGAACCAGGAGCTTTAACTAGAGTTGATTATCTAGATGCTAAAGAAAGATTAAATCGAGTGAATACAGATATTATCAGAAGTTCAGATGAAGTCACCAAAAACCAAAATAATTTAACAGAAGCAAAAGATAAAGTAGCTTCTTTAGCAAAAGATGTTGCTGCTCAATTTCAAGAAATCAATCAAGCAGAACAAGCCTATCAAACCGTTCGGAATCAAAATATCCGTTTAACCTCAGAACGTCAAAGTGAAATTCTCACGCAAATCAACAAACGTAAAGAAGAATTAACTACAGTTGCTGGTCAATTAGAACAAGCTAGAAAACAGAAAGATGGGGAAACTATCAAAGCCCCTGTAGCTGGAACAATTTACAAAATTAAAGCTACCAAAGGGCCAGTGCAATCGGGAGAAGAACTACTATCAATTTTACCAGAAGGGGAAGAAATGCTACTAGAAGTAAAAGTTCTTAACCGTGATATTGGCTTTATTAATCAGGGAATGAAAGCAAAAGTTAAAATCGCCACCTTTCCGTTTCAAGAATTTGGTGTAGTTGAAGGTGAAGTATTACAAATCAGTCCCAATGCCACAATTGATAAAGAATTAGGCTTGGTTTTTCCCACCAGAATTAAGTTAAGTAAACATTCTTTGAATGTGCGCGGACAAGATGTAGAATTCAATCCAGGTATGGCTGCTAATGCCGAAATTGTCACTCGCAAAAAATCGGTTCTGACATTCATTATTGAACCTATTACTCGACGTTTCAGCGAGGCATTTTCTGTGAGATAA